The Geotalea uraniireducens Rf4 genome window below encodes:
- a CDS encoding choice-of-anchor D domain-containing protein translates to MCLAVSSIAVAGTDAGQFSVTPGSCGSLTPTLAPSGSCTVNVAFSPTADGARSAALRITLNSASHPVLDLPLRGTGFRYG, encoded by the coding sequence ATGTGTCTGGCGGTGAGCTCCATCGCTGTCGCCGGAACGGACGCCGGACAGTTCAGCGTCACTCCGGGGAGCTGCGGCAGCCTTACGCCGACCTTGGCGCCCAGTGGGAGCTGCACGGTCAACGTGGCTTTCTCCCCCACAGCGGATGGCGCCCGGAGCGCCGCCTTGCGGATAACCTTGAACTCCGCTAGTCATCCGGTCCTGGATCTCCCCCTGCGCGGTACGGGATTCAGGTATGGGTAA
- a CDS encoding L-lactate permease encodes MPWIQSYTPVGGSLGLSALVAAIPLVVIFVCLAVLKMKAHKAGPLAVVSAVAIAIAVWGMPAKLAGLAFMQGAAFGLFPVFYIVITTLFLYNITVKGGQFEIIRASLAGVTADRRIQALLIAFCFGAFIEGAAGFGTPVAIAGATLVGLGFRPLYAAGVCLIANTAPVAFGAIGIPVVALAGVMGYGDDGMMKLSTMVGRQLPFISVVIPFYVIMIMVGWKKTIEVLPAIITCGVTFAVCQWATASYLGPYLPDIISSLAAMAALVLLLRVWSPKENYVFDHEAASKGVEQHHYTAGEVFRAWSPYLALTVMVLLWGIPSIKAQLDKSKVVITVAGLDNMIVKKVSKPEDGLKKIAKVNEEIDKQLATLSPTDPKQAELAAKLKELKGLEDAFLPVETGLAGKGAVLTDERLQACDLVSKKMTETKKLCGELVKINGAKKDQFKPLEKAVADQLPIKLAAKYNFNFMSAAGTAILIAAFLSALLCGVGMGDTMKIAGKTLYDMRFPALTVASVLGLAYVMNTSGMTNCLGLVFTKTGHWFPFIAPFLGWLGVFLTGSDTSSNVLFGGLQKATAEQLGLNPILTGAANTSGGVMGKMISPQSLAVATAACGMVGEEGTLFRFTLKHSIFLTIVVGIIVYLQAYVLQWMIP; translated from the coding sequence ATGCCCTGGATTCAGAGCTACACCCCGGTAGGAGGAAGTCTCGGTTTGTCGGCACTGGTTGCTGCCATTCCACTCGTGGTAATTTTCGTCTGTCTCGCCGTGCTGAAGATGAAGGCCCACAAGGCAGGACCACTGGCAGTTGTGTCTGCCGTTGCCATCGCCATTGCCGTATGGGGGATGCCGGCCAAGCTGGCCGGTCTCGCCTTCATGCAGGGGGCGGCCTTCGGCCTCTTCCCGGTTTTCTACATCGTCATCACCACTTTGTTCCTGTACAACATTACCGTCAAGGGGGGGCAGTTCGAAATCATCCGGGCCTCGTTGGCCGGCGTGACCGCGGACCGTCGTATTCAGGCACTTTTGATCGCCTTCTGCTTCGGCGCCTTCATCGAGGGCGCCGCAGGATTCGGCACGCCGGTAGCCATTGCCGGAGCCACCCTGGTGGGTCTCGGTTTCCGTCCGCTCTATGCCGCCGGTGTCTGCCTGATCGCCAACACCGCGCCGGTTGCCTTCGGCGCCATCGGTATCCCGGTAGTAGCCCTGGCCGGCGTCATGGGCTACGGCGACGACGGCATGATGAAACTCTCCACCATGGTCGGCCGCCAGCTCCCCTTCATCTCCGTTGTCATTCCGTTCTACGTGATCATGATCATGGTCGGCTGGAAGAAGACCATCGAAGTGCTGCCGGCCATCATTACCTGCGGCGTCACCTTTGCCGTCTGCCAGTGGGCCACCGCCAGCTACCTCGGCCCCTATCTCCCCGACATCATCTCCTCCCTGGCTGCCATGGCTGCCCTGGTACTGCTGCTGCGCGTCTGGAGCCCTAAAGAGAACTACGTCTTCGACCACGAAGCGGCCAGCAAAGGTGTCGAGCAGCATCACTATACCGCCGGCGAGGTGTTCCGCGCCTGGTCACCCTATCTGGCCCTGACCGTGATGGTGCTGTTGTGGGGCATCCCCTCCATCAAGGCCCAGCTTGACAAGAGCAAAGTGGTCATCACCGTGGCCGGCCTGGATAATATGATCGTCAAGAAGGTCTCCAAGCCCGAGGATGGTCTCAAGAAGATCGCCAAGGTGAACGAGGAGATCGACAAGCAGCTGGCCACCCTCTCCCCGACCGATCCGAAACAGGCCGAGCTGGCTGCAAAACTTAAGGAGCTGAAGGGGCTTGAGGATGCCTTCCTGCCGGTTGAAACAGGCCTTGCGGGCAAAGGCGCGGTGCTGACCGACGAGCGCCTCCAGGCCTGCGACCTGGTTTCCAAGAAGATGACCGAAACCAAGAAGCTCTGCGGCGAACTGGTGAAGATCAACGGCGCCAAGAAGGACCAGTTCAAACCCCTCGAAAAGGCGGTCGCCGACCAGCTGCCGATCAAGCTGGCAGCCAAGTACAATTTCAACTTCATGTCCGCCGCCGGCACCGCCATCCTGATTGCCGCCTTCCTCTCCGCGCTGCTCTGCGGTGTAGGTATGGGAGATACCATGAAGATCGCCGGCAAGACCCTCTACGACATGCGCTTCCCGGCACTCACCGTAGCCTCGGTGCTCGGCCTGGCCTACGTCATGAACACCTCGGGCATGACCAACTGCCTCGGCCTCGTCTTCACCAAGACCGGCCACTGGTTCCCGTTCATCGCCCCCTTCCTCGGCTGGCTGGGGGTCTTCCTGACCGGCTCCGATACATCCAGTAACGTGCTCTTCGGCGGCCTGCAAAAGGCCACCGCCGAACAGCTCGGCTTGAACCCGATCCTGACCGGCGCGGCCAACACCAGCGGCGGCGTCATGGGCAAGATGATCTCGCCCCAGTCTCTGGCCGTGGCTACCGCCGCCTGCGGCATGGTGGGCGAAGAGGGCACCCTGTTCCGCTTCACGCTGAAACACTCGATCTTCCTGACCATAGTGGTGGGTATCATCGTCTATCTGCAGGCGTATGTCCTCCAGTGGATGATCCCGTAA
- a CDS encoding FAD-linked oxidase C-terminal domain-containing protein, whose amino-acid sequence MEPSFIKELQTIVGEQYTLSDRESLAVYGYDSTPEIESLPGAVVLPATAEDVSRILRLCHDAGVSVTPRGSGTNLSGGSLSVNAGVVMQTSRLNRIIEVDEENLTATVEPGVVTSALHREVESRSLFYPPDPGSMNISTMGGNVAENSGGLRGLKYGVTADYVMGLETVLANGDLLRTGGKVVKDVAGYSLNPLLVSSEGTLGFFTGITVKLIPKPQGKITMLAHFPVLQDAALAVSAIIAAKVIPATLEFLDKVTIKCVEDYAHVGLPLNVDAVLLIEVDGHPAVIAEEAAAVAEICKKYRCSFFQTAQNADEALNLAAARRTALSALARLKPTTILEDATVPRSCIAPMLKVIQEAAAKYNVTIGTFGHAGDGNLHPTCLTDERDQDEIRRAHAAFAEIFDVAIAMGGTITGEHGVGIAKKKYLPRLVGESGIRVMRGIKQAFDPKGILNPGKVF is encoded by the coding sequence ATGGAACCATCATTCATCAAAGAGCTGCAGACCATCGTCGGCGAACAGTACACCCTGAGCGATCGGGAATCGCTGGCGGTCTACGGCTACGACTCGACGCCGGAGATCGAGAGCCTGCCGGGAGCAGTTGTTCTGCCGGCAACGGCGGAAGACGTCAGCCGCATTCTGCGGCTCTGCCATGATGCCGGGGTGAGCGTTACTCCCCGCGGCTCGGGCACCAACCTGTCGGGTGGCTCCCTGTCGGTCAATGCCGGTGTGGTGATGCAGACCAGCCGACTGAACCGCATCATCGAGGTCGATGAGGAAAACCTGACGGCCACCGTTGAGCCGGGGGTGGTCACCAGTGCCCTGCACCGGGAGGTGGAGTCGCGGAGCCTGTTTTACCCGCCTGATCCGGGGAGCATGAACATCTCCACCATGGGGGGGAACGTTGCCGAGAACTCGGGAGGGCTTCGCGGCCTGAAATACGGGGTCACAGCCGACTATGTCATGGGGCTGGAGACGGTACTGGCCAATGGCGATCTGCTACGCACCGGCGGCAAGGTGGTCAAGGACGTGGCCGGCTACAGTCTCAATCCGCTGCTGGTCTCATCCGAAGGGACCCTGGGGTTCTTTACCGGCATCACCGTAAAGCTGATCCCCAAACCGCAGGGCAAGATCACCATGCTGGCCCATTTCCCGGTGCTGCAGGATGCGGCTCTGGCGGTTTCGGCCATCATCGCCGCCAAGGTCATCCCGGCCACACTGGAGTTCCTCGACAAGGTGACCATCAAGTGCGTCGAGGACTACGCCCATGTCGGCCTGCCGCTGAACGTGGACGCCGTGCTGCTGATCGAGGTGGACGGCCACCCGGCGGTGATTGCCGAGGAGGCCGCGGCGGTGGCGGAAATCTGCAAAAAATATCGTTGTTCATTCTTCCAGACGGCGCAGAACGCCGACGAGGCGCTCAATCTGGCGGCTGCCCGCCGCACTGCCCTGTCCGCCCTGGCACGGCTCAAGCCGACCACCATCCTGGAGGACGCCACCGTACCGCGCAGCTGCATTGCCCCGATGCTGAAGGTCATCCAGGAGGCGGCCGCGAAGTACAACGTCACCATCGGCACCTTCGGCCATGCCGGCGACGGCAACCTGCATCCCACCTGCCTGACCGACGAGCGGGATCAGGACGAGATCCGGCGCGCCCATGCCGCCTTTGCGGAGATCTTCGACGTCGCCATCGCCATGGGGGGGACCATCACCGGCGAGCATGGGGTGGGGATCGCCAAGAAGAAGTACCTGCCACGACTGGTGGGGGAGTCGGGCATCCGGGTCATGCGGGGGATCAAGCAGGCATTCGACCCGAAGGGGATATTGAACCCGGGCAAGGTGTTTTAA